The Fimbriimonas ginsengisoli Gsoil 348 genome window below encodes:
- a CDS encoding HesB/IscA family protein produces the protein MEETFPVTLTPAALAQIRRLLAKDGRPDVFLRLGVKGGGCSGFEYVTKLDTVRRPIDLYLEIDGLTIACDKKSAVYLNGSTFDYTGNLIGGGFKFENPNVSRSCGCGTSFTPKVTAG, from the coding sequence ATGGAAGAAACTTTCCCGGTCACCCTCACTCCCGCCGCTCTCGCCCAAATCCGCCGGCTGCTCGCCAAAGATGGCCGGCCCGACGTGTTCCTGCGGCTGGGAGTCAAAGGTGGCGGCTGCAGCGGCTTCGAGTACGTGACGAAGCTGGACACCGTGCGTCGCCCGATCGACCTCTACTTGGAGATCGATGGTCTGACCATCGCCTGCGATAAAAAATCGGCCGTTTACCTAAACGGCAGCACCTTCGACTACACCGGCAACCTGATCGGCGGCGGCTTCAAGTTCGAAAACCCAAACGTCTCCCGAAGCTGCGGCTGCGGGACCAGCTTTACGCCGAAGGTCACCGCCGGCTAG
- the sufD gene encoding Fe-S cluster assembly protein SufD: MLQATIAMPRPSLFENYALIKDLLATFGPESLSVMRNRAFEEFQMAGIPTQKDEEFKYVSLRVLDEGGFQPAYGATVDRHTLEQTSLGKIDAFTVAFINGQYAPELSTAHALPKGVFVGSLQDAFGIYPEEVEKHLGKIATLEGRLGSSNDERFVHLNTAYLGEGAVVFVPKGTTLERPVHVLYLTQADHGPLVSHPRTLIVVEANSEAKILESYLGLDGVYFTNSVTEVWLGDDAILEHNRFQQETDDAVHISNLSVHQEGNSTYTSNVANFGGKIVRNDLNVWLNGEHTETWLNGASLGTGEQVVDNHTRIDHAKPNCNSFEVYKAILRDRSVGVFNGKIFVYEDAQKTDAKQTNKAILLSPTATFNTKPQLEIFADDVKCTHGATIGQLREDALFYLRARGVPKAQAEAMLVYAFAAEVLEKITISDAREALEKVLYAKLSESEELPAE, encoded by the coding sequence ATGCTGCAAGCCACCATCGCAATGCCCCGTCCTTCACTGTTTGAGAATTACGCGCTGATCAAGGATCTCTTGGCCACTTTCGGTCCGGAGTCCCTGTCCGTCATGCGCAATCGCGCCTTCGAAGAGTTTCAGATGGCGGGGATTCCCACCCAGAAGGACGAGGAATTCAAGTACGTCTCGTTACGCGTCTTAGATGAAGGCGGCTTCCAGCCCGCATACGGCGCCACCGTCGACCGTCACACCCTCGAACAAACTTCCCTCGGAAAGATCGACGCCTTCACCGTCGCGTTTATCAATGGCCAATACGCGCCGGAGCTTTCCACCGCGCACGCATTGCCAAAGGGTGTCTTCGTCGGCTCGCTGCAGGATGCGTTCGGAATCTATCCCGAGGAAGTCGAAAAGCACCTAGGGAAGATTGCGACGCTAGAAGGCCGGCTCGGCTCGTCGAACGACGAGCGGTTCGTCCACCTGAATACTGCCTACCTCGGGGAGGGCGCCGTCGTGTTCGTTCCGAAGGGAACGACGCTGGAGCGTCCGGTCCATGTCCTCTATCTGACCCAAGCCGACCACGGCCCACTGGTCAGCCACCCGCGGACCCTCATCGTCGTCGAGGCGAATTCGGAAGCAAAGATCCTCGAGAGCTACCTTGGCCTGGATGGCGTCTATTTCACGAACTCGGTCACCGAGGTTTGGCTCGGCGACGACGCAATCCTGGAGCACAACCGATTCCAGCAGGAGACCGACGATGCGGTCCACATCTCCAATCTGTCGGTCCACCAGGAGGGAAACTCGACCTATACGTCGAACGTGGCGAACTTCGGCGGCAAAATCGTCCGCAACGATCTGAACGTCTGGCTGAACGGCGAGCACACGGAGACGTGGTTAAACGGGGCGAGCCTGGGAACCGGCGAGCAGGTGGTCGACAACCACACTCGCATCGACCACGCCAAGCCGAACTGCAACTCGTTCGAAGTGTACAAAGCGATCTTGCGGGACCGCTCGGTGGGCGTGTTCAACGGCAAGATCTTCGTCTACGAAGACGCCCAGAAGACCGACGCGAAGCAGACGAACAAGGCGATCCTCCTTTCCCCCACCGCGACCTTCAACACCAAGCCTCAGCTCGAGATCTTTGCCGACGACGTGAAGTGTACGCACGGCGCGACGATCGGGCAGCTTCGAGAGGACGCCCTCTTCTATCTGCGAGCTCGCGGCGTTCCGAAGGCGCAGGCGGAGGCGATGCTGGTCTACGCCTTTGCGGCGGAAGTCTTGGAAAAAATCACTATTTCCGATGCCCGAGAGGCGCTGGAGAAGGTCCTATACGCTAAATTATCCGAGTCGGAGGAGCTTCCGGCCGAGTAG
- a CDS encoding tRNA-binding protein, with product MISYEDFAKVDLRIGTIVAADAFPEARKPAYKLTIDFGELGIKRSSVQITKVYALEELVGKQVIAVVNFPHKQIGPFLSECLVCGFDRAPGEVVLAQPGEPVPNGSRMY from the coding sequence GTGATCTCGTACGAAGACTTCGCCAAAGTCGATCTCCGGATCGGCACGATCGTCGCCGCCGACGCTTTTCCGGAAGCACGGAAGCCGGCGTACAAGCTGACGATCGACTTCGGCGAGCTCGGAATTAAGCGTTCCAGCGTCCAGATTACGAAGGTGTACGCGTTGGAAGAGCTGGTGGGGAAGCAGGTGATCGCGGTGGTGAATTTCCCGCATAAGCAAATCGGGCCGTTTCTTTCCGAATGCCTGGTTTGCGGCTTTGACCGCGCGCCCGGCGAGGTCGTCCTCGCGCAGCCGGGCGAGCCGGTGCCGAACGGGTCGAGGATGTATTAA
- a CDS encoding ABC transporter ATP-binding protein → MLEVKNLRKEYAGLTAVKGVSFNLQPGDIFGFIGSNGAGKTTTIRMISTLLEPTSGTAILNGADIRKDPMEVRRMLGYMPDFFGLYDDVKVWEYLDFFAAIYQVPTRQRSEVIDNVLELTDLTVKKDAFVQSLSRGMQQRLCLARCLVHDPMLLLLDEPASGLDPRARAELKELIAELGRMGKIVIVSSHILPELADFCNTVGIIERGELLAFGPVESIVQAMQPNRTLEARFLRDAGEAARIIRDMENVLSAEATGDGEVRIDYGGDHEAQADLLAELVRRGFRVVGFREDQADLEDVFLKLTTGAVN, encoded by the coding sequence ATGCTTGAAGTAAAGAACCTAAGAAAAGAATACGCGGGCCTTACCGCCGTCAAAGGGGTCTCGTTCAACCTTCAACCGGGAGACATTTTCGGTTTCATCGGTTCTAACGGAGCAGGAAAGACCACGACGATCCGGATGATCTCGACCCTCCTGGAGCCGACGTCCGGAACCGCAATCCTGAACGGGGCCGACATTCGTAAAGACCCCATGGAGGTTCGTCGAATGCTCGGCTATATGCCCGACTTCTTCGGCCTTTACGACGACGTCAAAGTCTGGGAATATCTCGACTTCTTCGCGGCAATCTACCAGGTTCCCACGCGCCAGCGGAGCGAGGTCATCGACAACGTGCTCGAGCTGACCGACCTCACGGTCAAGAAGGACGCGTTCGTCCAGTCGCTCTCCCGCGGTATGCAGCAGCGCCTCTGTCTGGCGCGGTGCCTGGTCCACGACCCGATGCTGCTTCTGCTGGACGAGCCGGCCTCCGGACTCGACCCGCGCGCCCGCGCCGAGCTGAAAGAGCTGATCGCCGAATTGGGGCGCATGGGCAAGATCGTCATCGTCTCCTCCCACATCCTTCCGGAACTGGCCGACTTCTGCAACACCGTCGGCATCATCGAGCGAGGCGAGCTCCTCGCGTTCGGTCCGGTCGAAAGCATCGTTCAGGCGATGCAGCCGAACCGAACGCTCGAGGCACGATTCTTGCGAGACGCGGGCGAGGCCGCGCGGATCATCCGAGACATGGAAAACGTCCTTTCCGCCGAGGCGACTGGCGACGGCGAGGTTCGGATCGACTACGGCGGCGACCACGAGGCGCAAGCCGATCTGCTTGCCGAGTTGGTCCGCCGCGGCTTCCGAGTCGTCGGATTCCGCGAAGACCAAGCCGACCTGGAAGATGTCTTCTTGAAACTTACGACGGGAGCGGTGAACTGA
- a CDS encoding iron-sulfur cluster assembly protein — translation MPERIETPPAEPLNPIQRSLFANEVAEQIRTVYDPEIPVNVYDLGLIYDIQVDEAKNVHIVMTLTSPACPVAGTLPGEVEGAARQTPGVGKVSVELTWDPPFTIDRMPEDIRMMLGLD, via the coding sequence ATGCCTGAACGAATCGAAACTCCACCCGCCGAACCGCTGAATCCGATCCAGCGGTCGCTCTTCGCGAACGAAGTCGCGGAGCAGATCCGGACCGTTTACGACCCGGAAATCCCAGTTAACGTGTATGATTTAGGTCTGATCTACGACATTCAGGTCGATGAGGCGAAGAACGTTCATATCGTAATGACCCTTACCTCGCCTGCCTGTCCCGTCGCGGGAACCCTTCCCGGCGAGGTAGAGGGTGCCGCAAGGCAGACTCCCGGCGTAGGAAAGGTATCGGTGGAACTCACATGGGACCCGCCGTTCACGATCGACCGAATGCCGGAAGATATCCGAATGATGTTGGGACTAGATTGA
- a CDS encoding ATP-binding protein codes for MKPTAVLLCGLPYSGKTALATSLALEGYVIISLNEINRARGLGLHGNSVPGGEWLETHRIANERMREFLAQGRNVVWDDTNYAAWIRDPVFDAALDAGAEPVWVWVDTPIDEIRRRADGRYPTEDLEKLIRDFEKPCCAIRLDGKQPIDVALQPLRRAMGKGVLG; via the coding sequence ATGAAACCGACCGCCGTCCTTCTCTGTGGACTTCCCTATTCGGGCAAAACCGCCCTCGCCACCTCCCTCGCTCTTGAAGGCTACGTCATTATTTCACTTAATGAAATAAACCGCGCCCGCGGACTCGGCCTCCACGGCAACTCCGTCCCCGGCGGAGAGTGGCTCGAGACCCACCGCATCGCCAACGAACGGATGCGCGAGTTCTTGGCCCAGGGCCGGAACGTCGTGTGGGACGATACAAATTACGCTGCCTGGATACGCGATCCGGTCTTTGATGCCGCCTTGGACGCGGGCGCCGAGCCGGTTTGGGTTTGGGTGGACACCCCGATCGACGAGATCCGGAGGCGGGCCGACGGCCGGTACCCAACCGAGGACTTGGAAAAGTTGATTCGCGATTTCGAAAAGCCTTGCTGTGCGATCCGTTTAGACGGCAAACAGCCGATCGATGTGGCGCTGCAGCCGCTTCGGCGGGCGATGGGTAAGGGAGTGCTTGGATGA
- a CDS encoding RrF2 family transcriptional regulator encodes MKFSAQEEYGLRCLLQIARLMPGDSMTIPQISEVEALSQTHVAKLLMILRKEGFVRATRGQLGGYTLARAPEEIPVGAVLAALGGKLYDDDFCNRHAGQNALCTHAIDCSVRSLWQVIQGAVDQVVDRITLADLLASETPKPVSNVTLFAVPQRATR; translated from the coding sequence TTGAAGTTTTCCGCCCAGGAAGAATACGGGCTCCGATGTCTCCTGCAGATCGCGCGGCTGATGCCGGGCGACAGCATGACCATTCCTCAGATCAGCGAGGTCGAGGCGCTTAGCCAGACCCACGTCGCCAAGCTCCTAATGATCCTCCGCAAAGAAGGTTTTGTCCGCGCTACCCGAGGCCAGCTTGGGGGGTACACATTGGCTCGGGCCCCCGAGGAGATCCCCGTTGGCGCGGTGCTCGCCGCGCTCGGTGGAAAGCTTTACGACGACGATTTCTGCAACCGCCATGCCGGTCAGAACGCCCTTTGCACGCACGCGATCGACTGTTCGGTCCGGTCTCTTTGGCAAGTCATCCAAGGCGCGGTCGACCAAGTCGTGGACCGGATCACCCTCGCCGACCTCCTCGCGTCGGAAACCCCCAAGCCGGTCTCCAACGTCACCCTCTTCGCGGTCCCTCAAAGGGCAACCCGATAG
- a CDS encoding SufS family cysteine desulfurase, producing MTALEGKVDLSVRRADFPILATEANGHPLAYLDNAATSQKPQYVLDVLDKYWTGENANVHRGVHYLSQRATRHFDDSREKVRVLLNAASTKEVILTKGCTEGINLVATCLTGPSPYRLREGDEILVSTMEHHSNIVPWQLAAERVGASVNPIPITDAGEIDLDAYAHMLASGRVKVVGVVHISNSLGTINPVKEIARMAHEAGALVLVDGAQAGPHSLIDVLDLDADFYTLSCHKIYAPTGVGVLYGKQHLMEALPPYHGGGDMIRTVAFEGTTYADLPAKYEAGTPNVAGVIGLGAAIDYIASVGREAQGAEGGLRSNLAAAFGAIHEQEIGLARYATERLLEIPGLRITGTATEKAGIVSFVLARAHPHDIGTILDQEGIAIRAGHHCCMPLMKRLGVPATARASFAFYNTYEEADRLVEAVGKVHAMFE from the coding sequence ATGACGGCGCTCGAGGGAAAGGTCGATCTGTCGGTACGACGCGCCGACTTCCCGATTCTGGCCACCGAAGCCAACGGCCATCCCCTCGCCTATCTCGACAACGCGGCCACTTCCCAAAAGCCGCAGTACGTGCTTGACGTGCTCGACAAATACTGGACCGGCGAAAACGCCAACGTCCACCGCGGCGTGCATTACCTCAGCCAGCGCGCCACCCGGCACTTCGACGATTCGCGCGAAAAGGTCCGCGTACTCCTCAACGCCGCCTCCACCAAGGAAGTGATCCTGACCAAGGGATGCACGGAAGGAATCAACCTGGTAGCTACGTGCCTTACCGGCCCTAGTCCGTACCGCCTAAGAGAAGGAGACGAGATTCTCGTCTCGACGATGGAGCACCACTCCAATATCGTTCCGTGGCAACTCGCCGCCGAACGGGTGGGCGCTTCAGTTAATCCGATCCCAATCACCGATGCCGGCGAAATCGACCTGGATGCCTATGCGCACATGCTGGCTTCCGGGAGAGTAAAGGTGGTTGGAGTCGTTCATATCAGCAACTCCCTGGGGACGATCAACCCGGTAAAGGAGATTGCGCGTATGGCCCACGAGGCCGGCGCCCTTGTCCTGGTAGACGGAGCGCAAGCCGGACCGCATTCCCTGATCGACGTCCTGGATCTCGACGCGGACTTCTACACCCTGAGCTGCCATAAGATTTACGCTCCGACCGGAGTAGGCGTGCTGTACGGCAAGCAGCATTTGATGGAGGCCTTGCCCCCTTACCACGGCGGCGGCGACATGATCCGCACGGTGGCGTTCGAAGGAACCACCTACGCCGACCTGCCGGCCAAGTACGAGGCGGGGACACCGAACGTTGCAGGCGTCATCGGCCTGGGCGCGGCGATCGACTACATCGCAAGCGTAGGGCGCGAGGCGCAAGGTGCGGAGGGAGGACTGCGTTCTAATTTAGCGGCGGCATTTGGGGCGATTCACGAGCAAGAAATCGGGCTCGCTCGATACGCGACCGAGCGGTTGCTGGAAATTCCTGGATTGCGCATTACCGGCACCGCTACCGAAAAGGCGGGGATCGTGTCGTTCGTTTTGGCACGGGCCCACCCGCACGATATCGGCACCATCCTCGATCAAGAGGGGATCGCGATTCGCGCTGGCCACCATTGCTGCATGCCGCTGATGAAGCGGCTCGGCGTCCCGGCAACCGCCCGCGCTTCATTTGCGTTCTATAACACGTACGAAGAGGCCGATCGACTCGTAGAAGCAGTTGGAAAGGTCCATGCGATGTTCGAATGA
- a CDS encoding AAA family ATPase, producing MQEAQWFRDTFDAVRSEVQKAIVGQHDIVEGVLIGLAASGHVLLEGMPGLGKTLLVRSLSRALSLDFSRIQFTPDMMPADVTGTNVLNEGRTFEFRRGPVFANIVLADEINRATPKTQSAMLEAMQERSVTVGGRRHELTEPFLVMATQNPVEQEGTYPLPEAQLDRFFFKLIVPYPTKADLAEVVARTTGEAYAEPQAVASKEDILRMRALVRQVPIANNVLDYGLSLVVATHPEGEGASPVAGRYCRYGASPRGAQSLITAGKVHALLAGRFNVSKEDLKKALKPVLRHRIILNFEAEADGMTADKILDEVGSFVDSRDRDPIKV from the coding sequence ATGCAAGAAGCTCAGTGGTTCCGTGACACTTTCGATGCCGTACGGTCGGAAGTGCAGAAGGCGATCGTCGGTCAGCACGACATTGTGGAAGGGGTGCTCATCGGCCTCGCGGCGAGTGGGCACGTGCTCCTCGAAGGAATGCCTGGACTCGGCAAAACCCTTCTGGTTCGCTCGCTCAGTCGAGCCCTGAGCCTCGACTTCTCCCGTATCCAATTCACCCCGGATATGATGCCCGCGGACGTGACGGGAACGAACGTTCTCAATGAAGGACGCACGTTTGAGTTTCGCCGTGGTCCGGTCTTCGCCAACATCGTCCTTGCCGACGAAATCAACCGCGCCACGCCCAAGACGCAGTCGGCGATGCTGGAAGCGATGCAGGAGCGAAGCGTCACGGTCGGCGGTCGCCGCCACGAGCTGACCGAGCCATTTCTCGTTATGGCGACCCAAAATCCGGTCGAGCAAGAGGGTACCTATCCACTGCCGGAAGCCCAGCTCGATCGCTTCTTTTTCAAGCTCATCGTCCCCTATCCCACCAAAGCCGACCTCGCGGAGGTGGTCGCCAGAACGACCGGCGAGGCGTATGCGGAGCCCCAAGCCGTAGCCTCCAAAGAAGACATCCTCCGGATGCGGGCCTTGGTCCGGCAGGTGCCGATCGCGAATAACGTTCTCGACTACGGCCTGTCGCTCGTAGTCGCGACCCACCCCGAGGGGGAAGGAGCTTCCCCGGTCGCCGGCCGTTACTGCCGATACGGAGCGTCTCCGCGCGGCGCCCAATCCTTGATCACCGCCGGCAAGGTGCACGCGCTGTTGGCGGGTCGCTTTAACGTATCGAAAGAAGACCTCAAGAAAGCGCTCAAACCGGTTCTGCGCCACCGGATCATCCTGAACTTCGAAGCCGAAGCCGATGGAATGACCGCGGACAAGATCCTGGATGAAGTAGGCAGCTTCGTCGACTCACGCGACCGGGACCCCATCAAGGTCTGA
- a CDS encoding ABC transporter permease codes for MNRNTWEQLVVHNPMLIEIQRFRRRYLSFGGSNTLNSAVLGLGLVCYAGLVLMVMNGQGDISPLWIIMLQTGLYTLFAPGMLHGAIAGERERRSWDLLLVAPITKAQIVVGKFIGALAALAAATAMFLFPVAIAAVTYRRTNWHDLLLCELLSISFAIAVCSMTLLISARVKRPFMALGASLGALGVVLVVAPILLAVVFSTSGMRDVDLLYFLHPFYALGQISVLSEGSSYGRSGGMVSPVFWGWPQILVYLGLSAVMIAWASNTLNFAENEVKFIPKGHRDA; via the coding sequence ATGAATCGCAACACTTGGGAACAGCTAGTCGTTCACAACCCGATGCTGATCGAGATCCAGCGATTTCGCCGTCGGTATCTCTCGTTCGGCGGAAGCAATACGCTGAACAGTGCCGTCCTCGGCCTTGGGTTGGTTTGCTACGCGGGGTTGGTCTTAATGGTAATGAACGGCCAAGGGGACATCTCGCCGCTGTGGATCATCATGCTCCAGACCGGCCTCTACACCCTGTTCGCACCAGGCATGCTTCATGGAGCGATAGCAGGCGAGCGGGAACGGCGAAGTTGGGACTTGCTCCTAGTGGCGCCGATCACTAAAGCGCAAATCGTCGTCGGCAAATTCATCGGCGCGCTTGCCGCGCTCGCGGCGGCGACGGCGATGTTTCTCTTCCCCGTAGCAATCGCCGCCGTCACGTACCGAAGAACGAACTGGCACGACTTGCTCCTTTGCGAATTGCTCTCGATCAGCTTCGCCATTGCGGTTTGCTCGATGACCCTGCTAATTAGCGCGCGAGTGAAGCGTCCGTTCATGGCGCTCGGAGCTAGCCTCGGGGCGCTCGGCGTCGTGCTGGTCGTGGCTCCCATCCTGCTGGCGGTCGTTTTCTCCACCAGTGGAATGCGCGACGTCGACCTCCTGTATTTCCTTCACCCGTTCTATGCCCTCGGACAGATCTCCGTTCTCAGCGAGGGGAGCAGCTACGGTCGATCGGGAGGAATGGTCTCTCCCGTCTTCTGGGGCTGGCCACAAATTCTCGTCTACCTTGGCTTGTCGGCGGTGATGATCGCTTGGGCATCCAACACGCTGAACTTCGCCGAAAACGAAGTCAAGTTCATCCCTAAGGGCCATCGCGATGCTTGA
- a CDS encoding ABC transporter permease, translated as MAINASGWLRETKAVYFDNATSVRDYRVQLRGNRSVILFGVYLVILIGVGMVIYGQTAGVGEIEVVEAQRKLKDFYGIIMALLGGLVSLIAPALTATTVVAERQRRSLDLIFSAPVSPKYFLVGKMMSTYRYTWMLLILSLPVTAACVVLGGASWGDVLTAYLLLSVQGFMLTAIALLLSTVSSKPVSAVLWSYIAAAAYLMLTASASSMVVARGFMSGGAGSREAPFFSSLNPFLVQMTSDTYTSVGSYHVPNWFFTICIAALVSKICLLSAGAILSPRPQEEIRSLRLHALVYMGAFLLYLTWSQAPTSGIGNPTKYAGPFLFWALSPMFLFMPFLSCFGVDTERRFWPNGAFKLRHTLDGTPSGGLPYVYLFILGCAAMIGAGFWFGIHKLPGVEFGYWLLYIAGFWSLFWAVGRYASATFVGLRSARALQFAAFVFLVLLPVPFFNSLTSHSLASTESSIWDLYVLRPLFFGIDPTADNLALIWGLVLMTTAGVVGYAAERKTQRKMELLRHRYDGDFKAA; from the coding sequence ATGGCTATCAACGCGAGCGGCTGGCTTCGGGAAACCAAGGCGGTTTATTTCGATAACGCCACCTCGGTGCGCGATTACCGGGTACAGCTTCGCGGCAACCGGTCGGTCATCCTATTCGGCGTCTACCTCGTCATTCTGATCGGTGTCGGGATGGTGATCTACGGCCAAACCGCGGGCGTCGGAGAGATCGAGGTCGTCGAGGCGCAGCGCAAGCTGAAGGATTTCTACGGAATCATCATGGCGCTGCTCGGTGGGCTGGTCTCGCTGATCGCCCCCGCCCTCACCGCCACCACCGTTGTCGCCGAACGACAGCGACGTTCGCTCGACCTTATTTTCTCCGCTCCGGTTTCGCCGAAATACTTCCTTGTCGGCAAAATGATGAGCACCTACCGGTACACCTGGATGCTGCTCATCCTTTCCCTGCCGGTCACTGCGGCGTGCGTCGTCCTGGGCGGCGCATCGTGGGGAGACGTTCTCACCGCATATCTGCTGCTCTCCGTGCAAGGGTTCATGCTTACCGCGATCGCGCTGCTGCTGTCGACCGTGAGTTCTAAGCCGGTTAGCGCGGTGCTGTGGAGTTACATCGCGGCGGCCGCTTACCTAATGCTCACCGCGTCCGCGAGTTCGATGGTCGTCGCTCGAGGCTTTATGTCCGGGGGCGCCGGGTCGCGAGAAGCTCCCTTTTTCAGTTCGCTCAACCCGTTCCTCGTGCAGATGACGTCGGACACGTACACCTCCGTCGGCTCCTATCACGTGCCGAACTGGTTCTTTACCATCTGCATCGCGGCACTGGTCAGTAAGATCTGCCTGCTCTCGGCCGGCGCAATTCTAAGCCCGCGTCCGCAGGAAGAGATACGTAGCCTGCGGCTCCATGCGCTGGTTTACATGGGAGCGTTCCTGCTCTACCTCACTTGGTCGCAAGCACCGACCAGCGGCATCGGGAACCCCACGAAATACGCAGGTCCTTTCCTGTTCTGGGCGCTCAGCCCCATGTTTCTCTTCATGCCGTTCCTCTCCTGTTTCGGGGTCGATACGGAGCGGCGCTTCTGGCCGAACGGAGCGTTTAAGCTTCGGCACACCCTCGACGGCACCCCTAGCGGCGGCTTACCATACGTCTACCTGTTCATCCTCGGCTGCGCCGCCATGATCGGGGCGGGCTTTTGGTTCGGAATCCACAAACTGCCCGGTGTGGAGTTCGGCTACTGGCTCCTGTACATCGCCGGTTTCTGGTCTCTCTTCTGGGCAGTTGGACGGTATGCGTCGGCGACCTTCGTCGGGCTTCGCTCGGCGCGAGCGCTTCAGTTCGCCGCCTTCGTTTTTCTGGTCCTGCTCCCGGTACCCTTCTTCAATTCGCTTACAAGTCACTCGTTGGCGTCCACGGAATCGTCGATTTGGGATCTATACGTGCTTCGCCCGCTCTTTTTCGGGATCGACCCGACGGCCGACAATTTGGCACTTATTTGGGGTTTGGTTCTCATGACGACCGCGGGTGTGGTCGGCTACGCGGCAGAAAGGAAGACTCAGCGTAAGATGGAGCTTCTGAGGCATCGATATGACGGAGATTTCAAAGCGGCTTAG
- a CDS encoding DUF58 domain-containing protein — MTQFLLEPREFRLLDGMRLNPRKSFPGRVRGERLTRKKGISIEFADYREYSEGDDLRHLDWNVLARLDSPVMRTYQDEEDLAVHLLLDLSPSMEFGEPSKLAQARRLACAVGYIALSGGDAVLPRALGPREPNVRALRGRAGFPRLSQWAETARPPERNRDSLAASLRGFVNAGTRTGIALLVSDGMDPEAATAIRSLGGRGHEVWFLQVLSDIELDPDLEGDLRLLDAESGSPVEITANSYVLKEYRKRLEEHNNSLVEAVRRVGGRHALIRADEPLEAVIKNVLKRDGWTQ; from the coding sequence ATGACGCAGTTCCTCCTCGAACCCCGCGAGTTTCGACTCCTCGACGGGATGCGCCTGAACCCGCGGAAGTCGTTTCCGGGCCGGGTGCGCGGCGAGCGACTGACCCGTAAGAAAGGGATCTCCATCGAGTTCGCCGACTACCGCGAATACTCCGAAGGAGACGACCTCCGGCACCTCGACTGGAACGTTCTCGCTCGCCTCGACTCGCCGGTGATGAGAACGTACCAAGATGAAGAAGACCTCGCCGTCCACCTTCTCCTTGACCTCAGTCCGAGCATGGAGTTCGGCGAGCCGAGCAAGCTGGCGCAGGCGCGGCGCCTCGCCTGCGCCGTCGGATACATCGCCCTCTCCGGCGGCGACGCGGTACTTCCCCGCGCCCTTGGTCCGCGCGAGCCGAACGTACGGGCGCTTCGCGGCCGCGCCGGTTTCCCGCGACTATCACAATGGGCCGAAACCGCGCGACCACCCGAGCGGAACCGCGATAGCCTTGCCGCTTCCCTTCGCGGTTTCGTGAACGCAGGGACCCGAACCGGGATCGCGCTGCTGGTCAGCGATGGAATGGATCCGGAAGCCGCAACCGCCATTCGCAGCCTCGGCGGACGAGGGCACGAAGTCTGGTTCTTACAGGTTCTCAGTGATATCGAGTTAGACCCCGACCTTGAAGGAGACCTCCGACTCCTGGACGCCGAGAGCGGGTCTCCCGTGGAGATCACCGCCAACAGCTACGTGCTGAAGGAATATCGTAAGCGGCTGGAGGAGCACAACAACTCTCTCGTCGAGGCAGTTCGCCGAGTCGGCGGGCGGCACGCGCTTATCCGCGCCGACGAGCCCCTGGAAGCCGTGATCAAGAACGTCCTCAAACGCGACGGGTGGACCCAGTGA